GCAGGACATCCTGAACAACGCGGGTGAAACCACGGAGCATCTGCGCGAAACGCAGTTCGTTCCCGACCCCGCCGACCGCGCCACGATCGAAGAAGAACACGCGCTCGAGCTGCGCACGCGCGACCGCGAGCGCAAGCTGCTGAAAAAGGTGCAGCAGTCCATCGCCCGCATCGACAGCGGCGAATACGGCTGGTGCGAGGAAACGGGCGAGCCCATCGGCATCCCCCGCCTGCTGGCGCGCCCCACGGCCACCCTGTCGCTGGAAGCGCAGGAACGCCGCGAGATGCGCCAAAAGCTCTACGGCGACTGATACGCCCGCAAGGCGCGCAAGTCCGCAAGCAGGGCCGGACCGGCACAGGTCCGGCCCTTTTTCTTTGCGCCGCGCGCGGTTACATCGATATCCGCGCGGGCCGGATCGCCATGCACGCGGGCCGGCGCCGGGCAGGGACCGGCGCGGTAGCCCGCCCGATCTTGATCTCCACGCCGGCGCCCCCATATGCCATGGTTACAGGCTCCCCGCTTACAGGAATGGGAGCTGCCCGCGTCGGCGCGAAGGAAAAGCATCATGGATCAATATCACGGCACCACCATCGTCAGCGTGCGGC
Above is a genomic segment from Bordetella genomosp. 11 containing:
- the dksA gene encoding RNA polymerase-binding protein DksA, which translates into the protein MATKAATKKSSKSTNETPVDLPSEEELLAMPESDYMNERQLAFFKDRLKQLEQDILNNAGETTEHLRETQFVPDPADRATIEEEHALELRTRDRERKLLKKVQQSIARIDSGEYGWCEETGEPIGIPRLLARPTATLSLEAQERREMRQKLYGD